In a genomic window of Pelecanus crispus isolate bPelCri1 chromosome 1, bPelCri1.pri, whole genome shotgun sequence:
- the LOC142597142 gene encoding lymphotactin-like: MTIYKLRERGLTIDTFFSALTKKPPKLSAMKLHAAAILVLFWLGIFAVHTVKGSIGSQSMQKYRCVNLSTRQLNIQTLVNYEKQQSPVNAIMFITTKGIKICVSPNQKWVKAAMKKIDEKRTTRGK; the protein is encoded by the exons ATGACAATATATAAACTCCGTGAAAGAGGGTTGACAATAGAcactttcttctctgccttgaCAAAGAAGCCACCAAAGCTTTCAGCAATGAAACTCCACGCTGCAGCTATCCTCGTCCTCTTCTGGCTTGGCATCTTTGCTGTGCACACGGTGAAAG GGAGCATTGGAAGTCAGTCCATGCAAAAATACCGTTGTGTAAATCTGTCTACACGGCAACTGAACATCCAAACTCTTGTCAACTATGAAAAGCAACAATCTCCAGTGAATGCCATCAT GTTTATCACCACAAAAGGAATCAAGATCTGCGTAAGCCCTAATCAGAAGTGGGTGaaggctgctatgaagaaaatagaTGAAAAACGTACCACCAGAGGCAAATAA